One part of the Clostridia bacterium genome encodes these proteins:
- a CDS encoding CvpA family protein, with protein sequence MPRNPVDWAILAMLLFGALAGARRGLVASALGAVGSLGAFAASLWLGPLLLQGVDAAWHLRPRVIEWLAAHGPLPAGLSERASSALRAVATPALAGSGSTPGDAIYPLIADVLLRALAVAAVYAVAAFLLGFFARPLLTVVRGVTALGLLDRAAGAALGCAEAALTAAVALAAATSLAAFAPGSAWAHAVDGSAWGQALVSGLDRAVELVQQHFAQRPHLGG encoded by the coding sequence CTGGCCATGCTGCTGTTCGGCGCGCTCGCGGGAGCCCGGCGCGGGCTGGTGGCCTCCGCACTCGGCGCGGTGGGCAGTCTCGGCGCCTTCGCCGCGAGCCTGTGGCTCGGGCCGCTTCTCCTGCAAGGCGTGGATGCGGCGTGGCATCTGCGCCCCCGCGTGATCGAATGGCTGGCCGCGCACGGACCCCTGCCGGCCGGGCTGTCCGAACGGGCGTCGAGCGCGCTGCGGGCCGTCGCGACGCCGGCGCTCGCGGGCTCCGGCTCGACGCCCGGTGATGCGATCTACCCGCTCATCGCGGACGTTCTGCTGAGGGCGCTGGCCGTGGCCGCAGTCTACGCGGTCGCCGCGTTCCTTCTGGGCTTCTTCGCGCGGCCGCTGTTGACCGTCGTGCGCGGCGTGACGGCGCTGGGACTCCTCGACCGCGCGGCCGGCGCCGCGCTGGGCTGCGCGGAGGCCGCCCTCACGGCGGCTGTGGCTCTCGCCGCGGCGACGAGCCTCGCCGCGTTCGCTCCGGGATCCGCATGGGCGCATGCGGTGGACGGCTCCGCCTGGGGACAGGCCCTCGTGAGCGGGCTTGACCGGGCCGTGGAGCTCGTCCAGCAACACTTCGCGCAGCGCCCCCACCTGGGAGGTTGA